The Triticum aestivum cultivar Chinese Spring chromosome 3A, IWGSC CS RefSeq v2.1, whole genome shotgun sequence genome includes a region encoding these proteins:
- the LOC123058536 gene encoding heat stress transcription factor C-1b, which yields MGSECKGHQPQDDGGVAPFVAKTFHMVSDPATDAVVCWGGASNTFLVLDPAAFSDFLLPSYFKHRNFASFVRQLNTYGFRKVDPDVWEFAHESFLRGQAKLLPLIVRKKKRAGRELCEEEEEVRGTIQAVQRLRDERRGMEEELQDMDRRLCAAENRPGQMMAFLGKLADDPGVVLRAMVAKKEELAAAGAGGKDSSPDKRRRIGADAGRGADAADQAAQSRAVPFPFSNLGQVFY from the exons ATGGGAAGCGAGTGCAAGGGCCACCAGCCGCAGGACGACGGCGGCGTGGCGCCGTTCGTGGCCAAGACGTTCCACATGGTGAGCGACCCGGCCACGGACGCCGTGGTGTGCTGGGGCGGCGCCAGCAACACGTTCCTCGTCCTCGACCCCGCCGCCTTCTCCGACTTCCTCCTCCCCTCCTACTTCAAGCACCGCAACTTCGCCAGCTTCGTCCGCCAGCTCAACACCTAC GGTTTTCGCAAGGTTGACCCGGACGTGTGGGAGTTCGCGCACGAGTCGTTCCTGCGCGGCCAGGCCAAGCTGCTGCCGCTGATCGTGCGCAAGAAGAAGAGGGCCGGGAGGGAGctgtgcgaggaggaggaggaggtgcggggGACGATCCAGGCGGTGCAGAGGCTGCGGGACGAGCGGAGGGGCATGGAGGAGGAGCTGCAGGACATGGACCGCAGGCTCTGTGCGGCGGAGAACCGGCCGGGCCAGATGatggccttcctcggcaagctcGCCGACGACCCGGGCGTGGTGCTGCGCGCCATGGTCGCCAAGAAGGAGGAGCTGGCTGCAGCCGGTGCCGGTGGCAAGGATTCAAGCCCGGATAAGAGGCGGCGGATCGGGGCCGACGCCGGACGCGGAGCTGACGCTGCGGATCAGGCGGCCCAGAGCAGGGCCGTGCCGTTCCCCTTCTCTAATCTGGGACAGGTGTTCTACTGA